GCTTAAATACACTCAGTAGTGTTCCTCCAAGGCTTATTTTCAGAGCTCTCAAGAAAAGAccccttgctttaaaaaaaaaaaaaagaaagaaagaaaatcccctGAAAAACAATTCTAATCCCTCAACTTGCATCCACAATGACAGGGATAAACTTAAAAAGCAGCATAATAATATTCTAAAGTTTTAGCTTTCCCTGCCCCACCCTTAAAAGGCTAATTGCTAAAACAATTTCAAGTTTATGGAAGTATATGATGAAGGAGAGTGGCAAAGAAgcaggtggccagaggactgTTGGTTTTCAAATCCAAGTTAAAGGAACTCTTCTAAACAGTACAAAGAGATCAGCCAGATCTCCGGTTGCCTGTGTTCCACCAACGAGTAACAGTCAAGAGGGACCACCCAACCCCTGAAAGGAATGCCCAATACTGTCTCCTCCCTGCTTCTTATTCTTTTTGCCTGGGACTCCTCTGGAACACCCATAGAAAGAATCAATTCCTTTCTTTctaatgaaaactaaaatttctTCTTGGTCAAAGATGCCAAACTCTGTCCAAAACCATTTTTCCCCTTAGCCTGATTAGTATAATCTCAGCAGTTTTAAAGTTCATCATCTGCTACCAAGCAAAGAtgatgaaaaaggagaatgaaaaacgtGTATTCATACATAACAATACAGCACTAAAAAGCTTTCCAGAGGGGCTCTCAAAGGGATAATTATacacttatttgcaaaacatccTTGAGAACATGTATCATTACCTCCATTTAATAGATTAAGAGAAGGGGCAATGGGGCTGACAGTGGATCAATGACAGAGCCAGGAAGAAAACTCACTGTCCACCAGTGTTGAATTCCTATCTTTCTAAGTTAATATtcctttgggagaaaaaaataatgagtttttaaaaaatactgcattCTCTTTGGAGGCAGGAATGGAGGGggcataaagttttaaaaagagaatgaagtgGTCACTGGACTTAGACCTGGTATCGAGAATATTAATAACATCTAACCAATTAGATTTGGTTCTAAATTCAGAAGTGATCCTAATTAACTTCTGTAACAATAACTGaatagggaaggaaaagaaaccatTAGGTTTCCAAGATCTAATTGGCGTCCCCTGAAAATGACCTGCTCCTTCAATTATGCATATGTAAGCAGAggtgaaacaaaaaaataaatatcaaagagTATTTCCGATATGATCTTTACAAACAAGCACAACAACTGGCAGGGGGAGTcagtgaaagaagaaaagcatgTGACAATAACTTAGGGTGATTCATTTGAAATCCACACAGTGAGAGAATGCTTCTCCCCACTCTCTACCTGGATTGGGTCTAAGGTGATAAGGGAGAGGAAAGGTACAGAGAAAGAGTCATTAGGACCAAGCCAGCTTTTCCCCTCAGTCACAGGCTCCTCGGCTGAATGCTGGGTTTCAAGAAGACACCCTTTCCCTGGCACTTTAGTTGATAAAGAAACATACATAGCTGCTCAAGTCCTTGGCCAGTATGTCAGTATGCAGGGACTCTCCTGAGAGCCCTTGTCCAGGACTGTTATTTTCAATAGTGTTCAATGCTGGTTAATGCCCTGAATGCTGCCAGGACAGAGGAAGACAGCCTGCCCAGCAAGGGGCAGAGAAAAACCACCAGACACCCCCTATGCCTATGGATCACAGATAGGCAGGCACCAATGAGCACAAAGCCCATCCTCACCCATTATGAAATCATACACGAGCCTGGGAGAAGTGGCTTCTGCTAGGCAGTATACAACGTAGGAGGAGGTTTCAATCTCCCTGAACACACATCCTAGCATTCTTTACCTCCGGCACCACTAACACACCAACAGACAAAAGGACAGGCGTGTACAGAAAGGGCCACGTTTCCCAGTTTTGCATCTAGCCATCTGAGCTGCAGCTCTTACTGCAGCCGTGACCTTGTGGGAGAAAGGCTAACAGCAACTTCCAACAGCCTTGAACAAAACCTCTTGGCCTCGTCCCCACCCACTCACTGAGATCAGTACCACTAGTACCTACTGGAGCCCCTAGTCAATTACCTTCCATGTGGTGCAAACTGAGAGCCACAGCCACCCCGTTGTCTGGGCATAGACCCAGCGGCCTCGCTCGACAGCCCTGTTTGGCCAGCTCACATCACTCCAGGTAAGGACGGGCTGGACTCGGTCCTTCGTAGCTCGACAGGCACATGTCCCTGATGCTTCAGTGCAGCTTCTGATTTGGCCCACAACTGCCCTGCCCCCCATctattttccctctctctcatggattttgctttttgttatttttgagatgAACCTGTAAACGTGAGAACTCAGAGATCTGAGGTACTTCACAGAAACACACTCAAGTATCAGTCTTCCATTTTCTGAAACAAGAACACAAGTAAAACaagtccctttccctctcccctcagAAACGTGTGCATCTTCCCACCTGGCTACCAGTGGCTACCTCTGCACCACATCACTGATTTCCTGTACACACGACAGTAAGTTGTTAAGGACAGGGTTTGCCCCGGGCACGCCAGCGGCTGCAGAAGacacctgcagctcctgcaggcTGAGTTCCAGTTTGCTCACGGCCTCTCGGAAGGCAAATTTGTTGCGAGTTTGGGGGATGCAGTCCACATAGCCTGAGCAGTAGTCGAGCAGCTGGTGGCCAGTGTCCACCAGCTGGCTGTTGGGCACAGGTTCCGTGATTGCACTGGACAGTAGGTCAGCACATTCCAGCAGGGCCTCCTTGCTGATTTTGTCGGCTGAGATTTTCTCAGCCGCCTGTTTGGTTTTTCTCAGAGCCACTTTAGTACCTGCTGTGCCGTTGGCCATTTTGGCTGGCGAGATGGAAGATGTGGGCAGAGGCACTTGAGGTGGAGGCATCACAGGCCTCCCAGCTTTCCCACTGATGGGCACTGCCCCTGGAGCCgcctttttccctccctcctgtgTTTCTGACTTGGGCTGGACTGCAGTCGGGGCGACTGGCTCTTCCGTGGAGTCTGAGCACACGGACGGATGCTGCAGTAGTCTCATcactggtggtgggggtggggcacactTTGGTTTTACCCGGCGGGGTCGGTCCTTGTCTCCAGAGGAAGTGACCTGATGCTCTGACAAGAGCTTGAATTTATTCCCCTGAGAGTCTGTGCCAATGAGCTGCACGTCAGCTGGAGTGTGCTTCAGAGTGGGTGAGATAAGGACGGGCACTTTGTGGTTATGAGTGGTTGGGAGGACCGCAGCAGTCTTGGCTGGAGAAGCCCAGCCGGTCTGCTCGCCATCCTCTGGGACTCCAGCCATGCCAAGTCGTGCCCCACCATTCCTCTCCTTGCTCTTGGGGGCAGCTGCCGCTCCAGCCACCCCCAACCCTGGAGAATCCTTCTCTGTAGTGGCTGGATCCCCAGTGGGGGTTCTGAGAGGAAGAGCGGTGCCTCCTCTGGGCAAAAGTTTGGCTTTTGGTCTCTCCCTGGTCGGAGCGGCACCTTCCTCTGATTTTTTTGGAAGCGTGTCATTGGCCCTGTCCACATTCTCTTCTGGCTGAGAAGAGGTGGACACTGTCCTTTCCAGCTGGAGTTTGGACCTCTGGCAGTTCCTGGGAAGGGTCATTGCCATCCTATCCTGCTCTGGAAGCCCTGAGGACACGGAAGATGTAGAGTTTGACCTTGGAAAAGGCTTGGACGTGTCATCACTGGCTGTGGGTTTACCTGCTCGTAAGCCCAGTGTCTTTTTGATTAAGCGTGGTGTAAAGAAGCCTGTGATGCCAGACCACCCGCCCCCAGCAGcgccactgcccccacccccaccaccgtCGTCATTACAGAGGTTCCTCTGTGCAAAGCTACCCCCATAGCACTTGGGTGGCACCAGACTCGCTTCTTGCTGGGCAGGAGTGAGAGAGAACCCTTCAGCATGCTGCAGAGAAGCAACAGATGAGAAGTTACCCGTCAGTTCGTATTTCTTGTGGGGCTGGTTCTCCATTTCTCGGAAGGAGCTGCTGCGTTTGGGGGGTGTGGGAGCGTTTCTCTTTTTCATAAAGGAGCTGAAGAAGCCTCCCTTCCTATCTCTGGTGAAGCATGTCTCTTTGGCATCTTCCAAGAGGCTGCTGGGTGACTTGTCTCTCTGCTTTCGAGGCAGTGCTGGGGACCCACTGGGGGCCTGTGCACTTCTAATGaaccctgattttaaaaaaaaagaacagccaATCAGTATTGTGAAAAGTAAGTGACTCGCCTGAGTTACTAAGGCTGGACTGTGAAGAGTGTTGTTGGCATCTATTAAAAATCAAGTGTTAGCAGGACTTGGAGGAAACTAATAAATACATTATCATGTCACACTGCTGTTCCAAATGTGATGTGAgatataaatggaaagaaataaaccTGCTGGTTTTTACCTCCGCATCCATCTTTTCCCTAGCAACTACAGCACAATCTGGCTTCACCTATCAGACTCAGTGAAGAAATTTTTGCCAGAACCATAAGGACTGCAACTATCTGAGAATCAGGAGTTTAGGAAATGGAGTGGGAGGCAGAGTCGTGTGGTGAATGGACACATCACGACTCCTAACACTGGCAATGCAGAGCCGCGGACTAGAGTGGTAAATGAAACAGATGCCCGCCACACTTTTCCTTGAGGAAGACGGGCAGGAAAGTGGAAATAAATGCTTCATGCCCCATGGCTCTTTAAACAAGGCAGTTTGCCTCTGCCTCCCCAGGGAGTCGTACCTGGTGCTGAACTAGAAGCAGAATTTTCTGTGGCATCTTGTGCCCCCTCGATGTTCTCCTTGTTCTCCCCCTGCTTCTTTAGTGTCCGGGTCTTGGAAGGGAGCAGAGGCAGTCGGGGCAGATACGGAACCACAGATGAGGCGGCAGCAGCCCTCCCAAGCTCCTCAGCAACTTCTGTGTGGAGGACAGGGCAATGAGAAAAAGAACAATTTCAtgacaaaagagaagaaagggagttttctcttttcagaaCAGGCAGACAACTGAGAGGACCTGAAGGAGGAGTACTGAAACGTGTGTAACTCGAGTCACAAAGTACGCACCCTTTGAGTCTGGGCTTACTTTTGCTCAGCATTCTAGCCGTAGATTCATCCACATTACTGAATGTGGCAGGGGGTTTTCCTGTTGCTGTGTATTGTTCAAATATGTGAATACACCAAAATTCATCCATTCTCCTCTTGATGAATAtctgttgtttccagtttggggttatTAACACTGCTGGAAACATCCTACTATGTGTCTTTGACTGCAACAATGGTATGCACGTCTGCTAGATACAGGAGCAGGACTGGTGGGTCACAGGGCCAAACTGGCTGTCCCAGTCTCCATCCCTACTAACTTATAGGAAAGTCCTGGTTACTATGCATGCTTGCCAAAGTTTGATGTTTGTTTGTCTGATTTTAATTTTAGCATTTCGGAGGTAGGTGTGTAGTGGccattcattgttttattttgtacttcTCTGATGATGGGTGATTTCATATGTTCACTGGTCAACTGGATATGCTTATTTACTAACTTATTCAGAGGTTGAACAAAACAAACAGCTATTTccagatgtttttattttcaggttGTGCCTTGCAAAAAAAAGGAGGCTACATACATTTCATACCGATGATGCAAATGAGGCTCCTGAAAATGTGTTCACCCTATTAGTAAGCCTCAGCTGATTAAAAGTGGCCATCGGATTTGCGGCTTTTAATAATAAGGCAAAGACTCACTTTGCTATTCATTCCTGAACAAAAATGAAGTATGGATCAGTCAAACTTTGGAATTTTGTAATTTACAACATTTTtggtaattatttttcaaaattgatcCCCCACAAGTGTGGGTACATAGCACATAATTCAAGCCATGCCAATGAGATTCCAGTGATATTCAGGATTTGACTCCACATGAACTAAAGGGTACAGAGAAAAGTGCTCTGATGGGGAGCTGCTTAATTTGGCCCAGAGGGCAAGCTGCGCCCTCCCCAACCTGTAGAAGTTCCATATATAGAAGGACGAGGATGGAAATACTTGTCATTAAACTCTGGTGGtgtactttttcctttcttcttagcAAAACACAATAAATCactaaaggaagcagaaaaaaacATCAACTTGCCTAATTTcttcttgaaacattttttaacttGAACTTAAGTAGTGAGTGCTCTGTTcaattatgaagaaaaagaaaaatttgaaaaaatatgataCAACTCTGGAACTACACCAAAATGTCTAATAGGCAAGTATAACTCAGAATTCTGTGTTTTTAGCTCTCGAGGAATAGCCTTTCTATCTCTTAAATTTCATCTATTCGCGTATGTATTTAGTGTTGGCTGCGTGCGGCCTTTGCTGCTGCTCTAGGCATTATCCATTGCAGTGAGCGGCAGCCACTCTCCAGCTGCAGCGTGTGGGCCtctcgctgtggtggcttctctcattgcagagcatgggctctagagcacacaggccTTACTAGTTACGGCTCGTAGGCTCAGCTGCCCcccaacatgtggaatcttcccagaccagggatcgaactcgtcctctgcactggcaggcagattctcaaccacttgaccacctgggaagtccagtcgCTCTCTTCCTAAGaagtaagtttatttattttctgactgGGCATTTAATCtgttcagtatttatttttacttagccTCACCAGGTCTTaggtgcagcatgcaggatctttgatcttcagtGAGACGTGGGATCTTTTATTacagcatgcaaattcttaggTGTGGCACGATGGGATCTAgtgtcctgaccagggatccaacctgggtcccctgcattggaagctcacagtcttagccactagaccagcagggaagttccaACAAGTACGTTTACTGTTTGActtttgcatataattttaaacaGACATTATACACAAAAGTAGGAAACTTCCTGTATGTGTCCATATACTTGTTTTTTACCTAAGAAAAAGATTCTCACTGTTCATAGCTTAGCTTATTTAACATTCTCTTTCTAAACTCCTTTCTGTGTCAATATATTTAAGAATATCATTTTAACTACTTAATTATAGGGATGTAATAATTAACACACTGGATACTTAAATGTTCTTAATTTTTCAGTATTATAAACTACACTCTGATGTAACACCCTTACAGCTAAATCTTTGTTCATACTCTTATTAAAAATATGAGCTAGAGAGacaaagatacattttaaaacagcaaaagaaaaaaaaagagaaaaaagaaaacaataataaatgcCAAGAATTAATTCAATATCCTGAAATGGAGTCCCAAATTACAAGACACTATCATTTTTGGAATGTTATCATCCCCAGCACCCAGAACTAGCCCCCACCAACAGTAAATCACCAGGTTCTCACCTTCAGAAATGCTAGAGTCATGGAACATGGTTTCAAAAGCTTGATGTGTTTCTGCAAAAGAGGGCCTATCGGCAGGGCTCCACTTCCAGCCTACGTAACCAAAAGAGAACAGTAGTAAAAGCTTCTTGGCAGAAATTAAATATTCAGGGCACACCTGAGGGTGAGTTCCATGCACTGGGACATGTGTGAGCTAAAGCAGTTACAGCAAGTCTGCAGTGACAGTGAGGCAGCTATTTCTTAGTCCCAGCCCCAGAGGTGTGAAGAACCCACTTCCTAGGGCCAGTCCTTCTATGCAGTCTCAGCCCCTGTTCCCTCCACTAGAGCGATGCAGAGGGGGTGGGAAGATGGTTTAGAAGTTTTCTTCCgttggaaaaatgaaaagtagTAAAACCTGTCTTCAAACTCACTCACTCTCACTCACAATTAGTTATACACATTCCAAAACATAACAGTATATCAGAAAAGGGGAGTCTGGAATTCACATTTGATGAGAGCAGTAGGCAATCAATGCTCAATGAGAAAATAATGAGACTCAAATACCTTGCAGTTTAATTCACTACTCACCTCCCTACTTTTTCATCTTTAAGAAGTCAGATGCCCTTGTTTACATGTCACAGaagtcactttcatgcattctcCAGTCTTCAACACACATTTTGTGTAGCTGAGAGCAACCCTCCCCAACCTAATCTCCAAATCCATTTTTTACTACCTTATTATACAGGCAAATGTTTTGGGAAACTGAGTATTTGGCCATGGACAATGATTTTTAGGATTCCAGTATGACTCAGTAGTAGAGCACACAGTATCCCAGCTGGCTGATCAGTGACCAACTCTTCTATGTCACGAGGCTGAATACAATCTTACAACATTGAtaggaaaaatgttttcaatgttGTTAATCATCCAGAATTGCTAACTTAAACtacttcaaaattaaaatctgcAAGAATACTCACATGCTCTCATAAGTTCATACACCTTAGGGGGACATCCTTCAGGCTGCTCCATTCGGTATCCTTTTTCCAGTAGATCGTAGACCTGAGACAGGTCAATACCTGGATATGGTGACATTCCATATGTAGCAATTTCCCATAAAAGCACCCCAAACGCTGCAGAAGGGATTGCAAAACAAGAGCTTTTATGTTTCTtctgatttattatttattttataccattAGGTAACttctctttcaaattttcacaATGTTACAATATTAGTATACTCTTATAATTCTTAAAACATGACTTGTTCTTCAAGATATTTTCCACAGGAAAAGTTTAGGTATAATCTAAAGacagttttctttaaatttcccAATTTTGGGGACTTCCCGGGAGGTCctgcagttaagactccatgctttcacagCAGgcggtacaggttcaatccctagtcagggaactaaaggcCACACAAGATGCGACCAGAATAAATATATAAGTTTCCCAatttttatttggatttcctTTACAACAAGGGAGAATAAATTAGGACCATATAAGAAGTTTGAGGTATAATCAAAACTATTCTTAAAGCAACTTACAATCTATTTAATGAGCTGCACAATTTTTAAGTCACTAATACTAaaggaagaatataaaaatggacACATTTGAAACCAAATAAAATTCACATGTGAAGAAAGAATTTGCTTGATTATGTCACAGGTTACTCTTGAGTTTGAGATTGCTGGTAAAACTATCTAGAATTCTCGACTATTTCTACCGCCCCAAATCCAAACATCCTGACTCGTTCTGTCCCCCAAATCGTTACTAAATAATAATCCTTTTCAGGAAGTAGAAACAAGATCAGTTACAAAGACAAATTCTAGATAAAACTTCACCACCCCTTCCTTGAAAAGAGGTTACCACTCTGTGTCATAGGGCTCTAGACACAAGCAATAAAGTCTAATGTGGAAAATAGGGAGCTTTATGGAGAGGATCGTTAGAACTTCAGTGCAAAATAGTAGCTAGACTGTgagtgctcccaaggcagggactttgttttttttaaactttattctttACAGTTTCTTTCTATAGTAAGTACCCTGCAAATGCCCAGCAGatagtatttattaataataaatgcttgctgaataACTGAAGAAGGATGGGTGTAAAGGCAGAGGATACTGATCATATACCAAAAAAAAGCAGCTCTTAAAGAATTAAGCATTTAAGTATAAAGAAAATGATGATACACAGAAAAACGTCCCTTCCAACCTTACCCCAGACGTCAGATTTGATTGAGAAGGTATTGTAGGCAAGACTCTCTGGTGCTGTCCACTTAATAGGAAATTTGGCTCCAGCGTGAGCAGTATAGGTGTCTCCAGTCATCAATCTACTTAAGCCAAAGTCAGCCACTTTCACCACATGGTTTTCTCCCACCAGGCAATTCCGAGCTGCAAGATCCCTGTGGGAAAGAAGCCCTACTGTGATTCTATTCAGATGGTCCTGGAAAATGCTCATGAATGCTCTCGTATCAGCTCTTTGTGCTGCAAGCAGGGTTTGATAAGTAAGTGCTGACAGGTATGGTAGTATTTCATGAAAATGGCTAACATGGTAGAAAGCCACTAATTATACACCTCTTGTAGAATACTCACCAAGAGGCAGTTATGTGATGCCACAATAAAGCAGGCTTCAGAAAACCGGTTTCCATTTATAAGTACATTGGGATAAGTTTCAGAGGTGGGTAACAGAGGTTTTAGTTTCTTTACTAAGgcagaaaactatttttaaaatcaagccACTAGATGGAGCAAAATGATCTTGGACTTAGTCCTGGGCAAAATAAAGAGCCTTCTGTTCTGAGAACAGCAAAGGCCCTGCATTAGTACTTTAATCAGAGGACAGAGTAGATTTCTAAGTTGGAAATGACATTACAATGGTCCTTGTGAAAGAGAAAACTACTTTGCTGAGTTATCTGATATGCATGTCAGCTTCCTGGCTAGTCACAGGCGACAATCGGATTTTACACACCTATGGATGAAATTCTTCTTCTCTAAATACTCCATTGCAGATGAGATCTGAGTGGCCATGTAAAGCAGCACAACTGCAGTCACCTCTTCTCGGTTGCATTCTCGGAGATAATCAAGCAAGTTCCCATAAGGCATGTATTCAGTCACAATGTAAAATGGTGGCTCCAAGGTACACACACCTGATGGTTCAAAGAGAGCTTGTTTTGTTAGTATATATTTAAACACTCCAACCACTTTGGCAAGAATAactgccaatttttaaaaatctagtctAGCAGtaatcttttcctttcctgccatttcattctctgaaaAGAACACAGCAGCGTTAAGAAGCTGGATGATAGTGAGTTTCTACTTCCAATGATACTATGCTTTGGAAACTCACATGCATTTTGAGAATGCGCCTGTTTGAACAAAGGGAGAGTCACTTGTCTTAATTCCATAAGGGGTCAGGACCACCAATGCCTCTAGAGTTCTGTGTGAGCCCATGATTTCACATCCTCAACTGCCTCCTGATGACAACATTTATCTAAAAGTAACAGCAATTGTGCACACATATGAGCCCTGACTGCAAGGATTTCATTACTACACAGCAGACTCCCAGTAAAAATACAGAAGAAGCGATTTCCTTTGGGGTAGTTTGGCTCAATGAACACCCAAAGAAACTGGCCCTATTTTGAAAAGGGCAATTGTTTCAGTAAAAGATTTCTCTGTGACCTGAATAGGTGAGAAGCCTATCGATCACTGCAAAGCACTTGGGTGGTCACAATTTTTAATCTGTTTCAACAGTCCTTTGGTTAATGTctctttattttgtaaaaaatattttgggatAGTTTGTGGTTTAGTATCATTTTGAATGATTCTGAACTTTGGATCTGGGGCAATCAGCACAAGCTGGGCAGTTTCATACATTGCAATCAATCCAGGTCACTGTTTCTTGGgtaattttaaaacacagagactTCTGATTAAAATAACAACCTTTTATTGAAATAGATTTATACTGAGAGCTTCTGCCATGGTGATACAAAAGGAGGACTGGGGGACAATAGGGGGTTGAGGGACAAGCATCTTTGAGGAAACCTATGGTTCAGACAAGCTCCCTCACCTAATAGCTGTACCAGGTTAGGATGCTTGATTTCCTTCATCACTGCAGCTTCCTTGAGAAATTCCTCGACCTCCATAGTATCTTCCTGGAAAGGGGgggaagataagaaagaaaaagaggagagggacAAGCCCCCATCTTAATCATTTGAGTCAACTCACACTCCTAAAACCTCAGTTTTAAAAGAGGGTATCTTTTGGATATTTTTGCACTTACTTCAAGAAATTTTATCACTGCATAGTGTGCTCTGTATAAGtccaattaagaaagaaaaaggcctCCTTTAATTTATTCAGTATTTGAAACTGAAGTAAAATTTAGTAGGGTAAGTAAATTCAGCAATCGTGAAACACGAAAGACCTGGACAGACAATTCCATTCTCTGAAAGTTTCTTTCCAGATATCTTAAGCTTTTGAAAGAGGAGCCAGAACAGTTAGCTGTTCACATATTTGTCTTCCTGACAGATTCCTTAAGGAGCAAGATATATCTGCAAGGCTGTGCATACTGGTTCACACTCAGAACAAGCACTTAATAAACGCTTCGTAAAAGAACTGACTACTACTCAGAGGTGAAAAGCAGTCCTTAGGAGTCCTCCAGAGTTACTGAGGCACACGAGAAAATCTTCAGAGAATGGGATGAGTGACAAAACTTGTAATTCACTACCAGGATGCTTAAAGGAGAGAGATGGGCTGGGATCAGGAAGAAGATTCCTGTGAATATGAAGAATAAGGTGATCTAATCTCAGGGAGATGGGAGAAGTAAGCAACAGGGAGACAAAGGACAGAACAAGAGCGTGATTCTCCAACAATGCATGGAGAATTCTGCCCAGCAGGGGTTGTTCTGAGGAAGGAAAACAGCTTGCTTTGCTTTTACAACTTATAATTTGCTTCTAACCTCCCACCAAGATCTCTATCAACAGCCCCCAGGGACAAACCTTCCCCACATGTGGGTTTCACTGCATTGCAGTGAATAATCTGCCCCTGCACTGTCAGCAATGGCACCAGGGTTAATCATCAGAATTTGCTGATGTGCTTGGCACCAGTGGGTGGAAAGTGTTCCAAAGTTAAAGAAGGGCACGCTGGTATTTCCAAGTGATTcagcacaaaagaaaaagatgcctGAAAACTGTAATTCTCAGCAACCCACCTTCAACGTTTTCACAGCAACTGTAAGGCTGTATTTCTTCCAGACGCCAACGTAAACCTCTCCATACTGACCACCCCCAAGTTTGTGCTTCATGGTAATATCTGTTCGTTCCATCTCCCACTTATCATGGATGGGGGACACACCGTAGACTGTAGGCTTATTACACTTGGGGGCCGGATAGTGCAGGGTTGTCACCAGCCCATCAGCCACCGTGGAGTGATGGTGAACAAGCTCGGCCAAGGTGCTGAAGCGGCTCTCGGCAGTTACATATACCTGGTGAGCAGAGCGGAGAAAAATAAACCAACTGAAAAGGGGTCATTATCTCACTGCTCTCAAGATATGAAAATAAGCAGCACTAgtcacaacagccaaaacatggagacaacctaaacgtccatcggcagatgagtggataaggaagatgtggtgttGTGTatggcaatggaatattactcagccataaaaaggaacaaaataaggcCATTCACAGTGACATGAAAGCAACTAGAAATGAAgacagtcagaaaaagacaaacaccctgtgatttcacttatatgtggaatctaaaatacgacacaatgaaacaaaatcacaaacagagcgaacagactggtggttgccaagagggagggagTCGGGGAAGGGAAAGAATGGGCGCTGGGGACAGCAGGTGAAAAATATCATATacagagtggataaacaacaaggtcctactatattcaatattccaTGATAAAtcacaatagaaaataatataaaaagaacacagatatacatataactgaatcactgtgctatatggCACacattaacacaacactgtaaaccaactatacttcaatttttaaaatgctgatttaaaaaaagatgaaaataaggcATTATCTTACTGAGATAAGTGGAAGAATTAGGGAAGAATTTAACCATGAtgttgcaggggtgggggtgggcagagaaCTTCACTTTAATCTCATTTAAACTACTCTTCTTACGATTCCTAAAGTAGCTCGAGTCTTGAGGGGAAAAGCTTCTATAT
The sequence above is a segment of the Ovis aries strain OAR_USU_Benz2616 breed Rambouillet chromosome 12, ARS-UI_Ramb_v3.0, whole genome shotgun sequence genome. Coding sequences within it:
- the ABL2 gene encoding tyrosine-protein kinase ABL2 isoform X3, with amino-acid sequence MVFGTVLLPPNCYGRDQDTSLCCLCSEDSKTALPSLTDHFASCLEDGFEGDKTGGSSPEALHRPYGCDVEPQALNEAIRWSSKENLLGATESDPNLFVALYDFVASGDNTLSITKGEKLRVLGYNQNGEWSEVRSKNGQGWVPSNYITPVNSLEKHSWYHGPVSRSAAEYLLSSLINGSFLVRESESSPGQLSISLRYEGRVYHYRINTTTDGKVYVTAESRFSTLAELVHHHSTVADGLVTTLHYPAPKCNKPTVYGVSPIHDKWEMERTDITMKHKLGGGQYGEVYVGVWKKYSLTVAVKTLKEDTMEVEEFLKEAAVMKEIKHPNLVQLLGVCTLEPPFYIVTEYMPYGNLLDYLRECNREEVTAVVLLYMATQISSAMEYLEKKNFIHRDLAARNCLVGENHVVKVADFGLSRLMTGDTYTAHAGAKFPIKWTAPESLAYNTFSIKSDVWAFGVLLWEIATYGMSPYPGIDLSQVYDLLEKGYRMEQPEGCPPKVYELMRACWKWSPADRPSFAETHQAFETMFHDSSISEEVAEELGRAAAASSVVPYLPRLPLLPSKTRTLKKQGENKENIEGAQDATENSASSSAPGFIRSAQAPSGSPALPRKQRDKSPSSLLEDAKETCFTRDRKGGFFSSFMKKRNAPTPPKRSSSFREMENQPHKKYELTGNFSSVASLQHAEGFSLTPAQQEASLVPPKCYGGSFAQRNLCNDDGGGGGGSGAAGGGWSGITGFFTPRLIKKTLGLRAGKPTASDDTSKPFPRSNSTSSVSSGLPEQDRMAMTLPRNCQRSKLQLERTVSTSSQPEENVDRANDTLPKKSEEGAAPTRERPKAKLLPRGGTALPLRTPTGDPATTEKDSPGLGVAGAAAAPKSKERNGGARLGMAGVPEDGEQTGWASPAKTAAVLPTTHNHKVPVLISPTLKHTPADVQLIGTDSQGNKFKLLSEHQVTSSGDKDRPRRVKPKCAPPPPPVMRLLQHPSVCSDSTEEPVAPTAVQPKSETQEGGKKAAPGAVPISGKAGRPVMPPPQVPLPTSSISPAKMANGTAGTKVALRKTKQAAEKISADKISKEALLECADLLSSAITEPVPNSQLVDTGHQLLDYCSGYVDCIPQTRNKFAFREAVSKLELSLQELQVSSAAAGVPGANPVLNNLLSCVQEISDVVQR
- the ABL2 gene encoding tyrosine-protein kinase ABL2 isoform X6, yielding MGQQVGRVGEAPGLQQSQPRGIRGSSAARPSGRRRDLVGRTAEAGFNIFTQHDHFASCLEDGFEGDKTGGSSPEALHRPYGCDVEPQALNEAIRWSSKENLLGATESDPNLFVALYDFVASGDNTLSITKGEKLRVLGYNQNGEWSEVRSKNGQGWVPSNYITPVNSLEKHSWYHGPVSRSAAEYLLSSLINGSFLVRESESSPGQLSISLRYEGRVYHYRINTTTDGKVYVTAESRFSTLAELVHHHSTVADGLVTTLHYPAPKCNKPTVYGVSPIHDKWEMERTDITMKHKLGGGQYGEVYVGVWKKYSLTVAVKTLKEDTMEVEEFLKEAAVMKEIKHPNLVQLLGVCTLEPPFYIVTEYMPYGNLLDYLRECNREEVTAVVLLYMATQISSAMEYLEKKNFIHRDLAARNCLVGENHVVKVADFGLSRLMTGDTYTAHAGAKFPIKWTAPESLAYNTFSIKSDVWAFGVLLWEIATYGMSPYPGIDLSQVYDLLEKGYRMEQPEGCPPKVYELMRACWKWSPADRPSFAETHQAFETMFHDSSISEEVAEELGRAAAASSVVPYLPRLPLLPSKTRTLKKQGENKENIEGAQDATENSASSSAPGFIRSAQAPSGSPALPRKQRDKSPSSLLEDAKETCFTRDRKGGFFSSFMKKRNAPTPPKRSSSFREMENQPHKKYELTGLPEQDRMAMTLPRNCQRSKLQLERTVSTSSQPEENVDRANDTLPKKSEEGAAPTRERPKAKLLPRGGTALPLRTPTGDPATTEKDSPGLGVAGAAAAPKSKERNGGARLGMAGVPEDGEQTGWASPAKTAAVLPTTHNHKVPVLISPTLKHTPADVQLIGTDSQGNKFKLLSEHQVTSSGDKDRPRRVKPKCAPPPPPVMRLLQHPSVCSDSTEEPVAPTAVQPKSETQEGGKKAAPGAVPISGKAGRPVMPPPQVPLPTSSISPAKMANGTAGTKVALRKTKQAAEKISADKISKEALLECADLLSSAITEPVPNSQLVDTGHQLLDYCSGYVDCIPQTRNKFAFREAVSKLELSLQELQVSSAAAGVPGANPVLNNLLSCVQEISDVVQR